In one window of Falco cherrug isolate bFalChe1 chromosome 10, bFalChe1.pri, whole genome shotgun sequence DNA:
- the SPTY2D1 gene encoding protein SPT2 homolog isoform X2, whose product MDFHNILVMASEQQGLNSVPKRYSLAVGPPKKVPKVKGVESAAVQAFLKRQEEEKRKKALEERRKKEELLAKRIELKHDRKARAMASRTKDNFYGYNGIPIEEKFKKKRSCENITQAPEAEYATEDDTEQLEYSQTESEHEQEEHEEKPSKLAVKPKAPPKSAPAPLNFAELLRLAEKKQYEPVEIKVVKKVEERPRTAEELREREYLGRKNKRVDMHKKSEKEIKSTGLSSSSKKVTSHKESVNAKLNRSSMDKHSALKGSLLSTSGTDRKSKAPALAEKHLRSSSSSRIDQMEKASQNGSLKSSTGGNHSKLPVNGTGKSGSSSQVPPSKPAANGAQRIPSAKESSLKKSAHAKSGSASALQHGINSNAKRSGSSLGKGGPGHPGGRSGAGPGRPSSNAGVGPGRPGSSSSLGPERLGSGSGMGPGRLAGSSSTGLGRLGSSLSTGPGRPGISTNARPGRPGSSVGTGPGRPGVDPSTGSGRPGSGLGTGPGRPGICPSTGAKRPGSSLGTGPGRPGINPSTGPGRPGSGLGTTVKPKCTVVSETISSKNLVTRPSNGQINGMRSFQGHRPAFHPQGLGRPPINYKRQIEDDDDDEYDSEMDDFIEDEGEPQEEISKHIREIFGYDRKRYKDESDYALRYMESSWREQQKEEARSLRLGVQEDLEELRREEEELKRKRQSKKLRTR is encoded by the exons ATGGATTTCCACAATATCCTCGTGATGGCCTCGGAGCAGCAGGGACTGAACTCGGTGCCG AAAAGGTACAGTTTGGCTGTTGGTCCTCCTAAAAAGGTTCCAAAAGTCAAGGGTGTAGAGTCTGCAGCAGTGCAAGCATTTCTTAAACggcaagaagaagaaaaaagaaaaaaag cactggaagaaagaagaaagaaggaagaactcTTGGCTAAGCGTATTGAACTGAAACATGACAGAAAGGCAAGAGCTATGGCCTCACGaacaaaagataatttttatggCTATAATGGCATTCCCATTgaagagaagtttaaaaaaaagaggtctTGTGAGAACATCACTCAGGCCCCAGAGGCTGAGTATGCAACGGAAGATGACACAGAGCAACTTGAATACAGTCAGACTGAATCTGAGCACGAGCAAGAAGAACATGAAGAGAAACCATCCAAACTTGCAGTGAAACCCAAAGCACCTCCCAAAAGtgcaccagcacctctgaactTCGCTGAGCTCTTAAggcttgctgaaaaaaaacagtatgAACCAGTGGAAATAAAAGTAGTGAAAAAGGTAGAAGAGAGACCCAGAACAGCGGAAGAATTGAGAGAGAGGGAGTATTTGGGACGGAAAAACAAGAGAGTAGACATGCATAAGAAAAGTGAGAAGGAGATTAAGAGTACAGGGTTATCGAGCTCTTCAAAAAAAGTTACTTCTCACAAAGAATCTGTAAATGCAAAACTTAACAGAAGCTCAATGGATAAACATTCTGCACTGAAAGGCAGTCTGTTGTCTACGAGTGGTACTGATAGGAAATCTAAAGCACCAGCACTGGCTGAAAAACACTTGCGGTCATCATCTTCCTCCAGAATTGATCAAATGGAAAAAGCCTCACAAAATGGTTCCTTAAAAAGCTCTACTGGTGGCAATCATAGTAAATTACCTGTCAATGGTACTGGAAAGTCTGGCTCAAGCTCTCAGGTGCCACCCTCAAAACCAGCAGCCAATGGGGCTCAGAGGATACCATCTGCTAAAGAATCCAGTCTGAAAAAGTCTGCCCATGCAAAATCAGGAAGTGCTTCAGCCCTTCAGCATGGAATCAACTCCAATGCAAAACGATCGGGCAGCAGCTTAGGAAAAGGAGGACCTGGACATCCAGGTGGTCGttcaggtgcaggacccgggCGACCAAGCAGCAATGCTGGTGTGGGACCTGGaaggccaggcagcagctcaaGCCTGGGACCTGAGCGACTGGGCAGTGGCTCAGGCATGGGACCTGGaaggctggctggcagctcgAGCACAGGACTGGGGCGACTAGGCAGCAGCTTGAGCACTGGACCAGGAAGGCCAGGCATCAGCACAAATGCCCGACCTGGGCGACCAGGCAGCAGCGTGGGTACAGGACCAGGAAGGCCAGGAGTCGACCCAAGCACTGGATCTGGGCGACCAGGCAGCGGCTTGGGAACAGGACCGGGAAGGCCAGGAATCTGTCCAAGCACAGGAGCTAAGCggccaggcagcagcttggGGACAGGACCAGGAAGGCCGGGCATCAACCCAAGCACAGGACCTGGGCGACCAGGCAGTGGCTTGGGTACAACTGTGAAACCAAAGTGTACTGTTGTATCGGAAACTATTTCTTCTAAAAACCTAGTCACAAGACCTAGCAATGGACAAATAAATGGAATGAGATCTTTTCAAGGGCATAGACCTGCATTTCATCCACAAG GTCTTGGAAGACCACCTATTAATTACAAGAGACAAAtagaagatgatgatgatgatgagtATGACTCTGAAATGGATGACTTCATTGAAGATGAAGGGGAGCCCCAAGAAGAAATATCAAAACATATTCGGGAAATATTTGGCTATGACCggaaaag ATACAAAGATGAAAGTGATTATGCCTTACGTTATATggagagcagctggagagagcaacagaaagaagaaGCTAGGAG
- the SPTY2D1 gene encoding protein SPT2 homolog isoform X1 yields MPRPRRGSGTKAGKFWMCAALPGAFVSTAEEQPATAARGCWRKKRYSLAVGPPKKVPKVKGVESAAVQAFLKRQEEEKRKKALEERRKKEELLAKRIELKHDRKARAMASRTKDNFYGYNGIPIEEKFKKKRSCENITQAPEAEYATEDDTEQLEYSQTESEHEQEEHEEKPSKLAVKPKAPPKSAPAPLNFAELLRLAEKKQYEPVEIKVVKKVEERPRTAEELREREYLGRKNKRVDMHKKSEKEIKSTGLSSSSKKVTSHKESVNAKLNRSSMDKHSALKGSLLSTSGTDRKSKAPALAEKHLRSSSSSRIDQMEKASQNGSLKSSTGGNHSKLPVNGTGKSGSSSQVPPSKPAANGAQRIPSAKESSLKKSAHAKSGSASALQHGINSNAKRSGSSLGKGGPGHPGGRSGAGPGRPSSNAGVGPGRPGSSSSLGPERLGSGSGMGPGRLAGSSSTGLGRLGSSLSTGPGRPGISTNARPGRPGSSVGTGPGRPGVDPSTGSGRPGSGLGTGPGRPGICPSTGAKRPGSSLGTGPGRPGINPSTGPGRPGSGLGTTVKPKCTVVSETISSKNLVTRPSNGQINGMRSFQGHRPAFHPQGLGRPPINYKRQIEDDDDDEYDSEMDDFIEDEGEPQEEISKHIREIFGYDRKRYKDESDYALRYMESSWREQQKEEARSLRLGVQEDLEELRREEEELKRKRQSKKLRTR; encoded by the exons aTGCCACGTCCCCGGCGCGGGTCGGGGACAAAGGCCGGCAAGTTTTGGATGTGTGCGGCGCTGCCCGGTGCCTTCGTATCCACCGCTGAGGAGCAGCCGGCAACAGCTGCGCGGGGATGTTGGCGAAAG AAAAGGTACAGTTTGGCTGTTGGTCCTCCTAAAAAGGTTCCAAAAGTCAAGGGTGTAGAGTCTGCAGCAGTGCAAGCATTTCTTAAACggcaagaagaagaaaaaagaaaaaaag cactggaagaaagaagaaagaaggaagaactcTTGGCTAAGCGTATTGAACTGAAACATGACAGAAAGGCAAGAGCTATGGCCTCACGaacaaaagataatttttatggCTATAATGGCATTCCCATTgaagagaagtttaaaaaaaagaggtctTGTGAGAACATCACTCAGGCCCCAGAGGCTGAGTATGCAACGGAAGATGACACAGAGCAACTTGAATACAGTCAGACTGAATCTGAGCACGAGCAAGAAGAACATGAAGAGAAACCATCCAAACTTGCAGTGAAACCCAAAGCACCTCCCAAAAGtgcaccagcacctctgaactTCGCTGAGCTCTTAAggcttgctgaaaaaaaacagtatgAACCAGTGGAAATAAAAGTAGTGAAAAAGGTAGAAGAGAGACCCAGAACAGCGGAAGAATTGAGAGAGAGGGAGTATTTGGGACGGAAAAACAAGAGAGTAGACATGCATAAGAAAAGTGAGAAGGAGATTAAGAGTACAGGGTTATCGAGCTCTTCAAAAAAAGTTACTTCTCACAAAGAATCTGTAAATGCAAAACTTAACAGAAGCTCAATGGATAAACATTCTGCACTGAAAGGCAGTCTGTTGTCTACGAGTGGTACTGATAGGAAATCTAAAGCACCAGCACTGGCTGAAAAACACTTGCGGTCATCATCTTCCTCCAGAATTGATCAAATGGAAAAAGCCTCACAAAATGGTTCCTTAAAAAGCTCTACTGGTGGCAATCATAGTAAATTACCTGTCAATGGTACTGGAAAGTCTGGCTCAAGCTCTCAGGTGCCACCCTCAAAACCAGCAGCCAATGGGGCTCAGAGGATACCATCTGCTAAAGAATCCAGTCTGAAAAAGTCTGCCCATGCAAAATCAGGAAGTGCTTCAGCCCTTCAGCATGGAATCAACTCCAATGCAAAACGATCGGGCAGCAGCTTAGGAAAAGGAGGACCTGGACATCCAGGTGGTCGttcaggtgcaggacccgggCGACCAAGCAGCAATGCTGGTGTGGGACCTGGaaggccaggcagcagctcaaGCCTGGGACCTGAGCGACTGGGCAGTGGCTCAGGCATGGGACCTGGaaggctggctggcagctcgAGCACAGGACTGGGGCGACTAGGCAGCAGCTTGAGCACTGGACCAGGAAGGCCAGGCATCAGCACAAATGCCCGACCTGGGCGACCAGGCAGCAGCGTGGGTACAGGACCAGGAAGGCCAGGAGTCGACCCAAGCACTGGATCTGGGCGACCAGGCAGCGGCTTGGGAACAGGACCGGGAAGGCCAGGAATCTGTCCAAGCACAGGAGCTAAGCggccaggcagcagcttggGGACAGGACCAGGAAGGCCGGGCATCAACCCAAGCACAGGACCTGGGCGACCAGGCAGTGGCTTGGGTACAACTGTGAAACCAAAGTGTACTGTTGTATCGGAAACTATTTCTTCTAAAAACCTAGTCACAAGACCTAGCAATGGACAAATAAATGGAATGAGATCTTTTCAAGGGCATAGACCTGCATTTCATCCACAAG GTCTTGGAAGACCACCTATTAATTACAAGAGACAAAtagaagatgatgatgatgatgagtATGACTCTGAAATGGATGACTTCATTGAAGATGAAGGGGAGCCCCAAGAAGAAATATCAAAACATATTCGGGAAATATTTGGCTATGACCggaaaag ATACAAAGATGAAAGTGATTATGCCTTACGTTATATggagagcagctggagagagcaacagaaagaagaaGCTAGGAG